The nucleotide window GATAAACTCTACGCCACACATATAAGTGGATTAAACCTCTCGTATTGCGAGGCGATATGCTAGCTTATAGTTTTGATTTGCTTGTTTTATAAAGCTCTGTTTTTATTCAGGGCATAAAAGAGTATGTAAGTCGCGCGGTAGCTTAGTGGAGCAACTACTCGTTGTGCGTGCATTAAACAAAGTAACGCACAGTCATAGTTTCTAGGTAAAGCGAAGTCAAACTGGATGCTGGCAAACATATCCACCTTACGATATGAATAATGTATAAATAAAGATGAAAAAGGAGAGCTATTTTGTAAAACAAGGCAAAGCCGACATTTCTTAAAACAAGACATAATCACAGTTTTTTAAATAAACCACGTTTTACCAAAGCTTTATTTCTAAGCCACTTTGTAGCGCAAATCAACCTAGCCTACATAAAGCAAGACTAAACTAAATTCTACATCTTATTTAAATTTAGCTTTATAAAACAAATAGCATTGTCTTGTAAATTTAAAAGCCAATCCCTAGCCATGTATGTAAGAGGCTTATTTATTACTCGTAGCGTATGATGATATACTTGCTAATATCTAGTTAAAAGATTCGCTTTTTATTAGGATTCACAAGCCAAGTAGTGAGTTTACTAAAACTGCGTCTTAATGACGCTTTTTGGATTTTTGCGCCAAGCTTAAAATACTAAAATCATGCTTACATTACAGGGTAGTGGAGAATACTAAAAGCCAGTAGCTAAAATTAGGAGCGTTAGGCTTGTAAAGTGGCTTAAATTTGTGATTAAAAAATAATATCGTACTTTATTTATACACAACTTTACAAAATATAGCCTAGAGATTAAGAATTTTATCCAAGGTATTTTTATTTAGAATAATAGAGCTTGAAAATGGATTTATCACAATCCCAGCCATACCCACATCTAAAGCCACACTAAGCTCTTTAAGGCTACAAATCAACACCTCATGCTCGCCCAAATCCTGCCAAAGCTCAAGCTCATCTTTACTACTAAAAGCTGGTATATAGCGCGCATTACCATCATCAAGGCTTACAAAACTAAAGCTCTCCTCCCAAGCAGGCTCGCCACTTTCTTTCGCAAGTGGCGCAACAAAAAATACAGCCGTTAAAAACTCAGCCTCCTTTAAAGCCATAATCAGATCTTTTTCGCTCTGTTTATCCTGCTTATTTAAAAATTTCTCCACCAATAAACTCAAGCTAAGCCCCATAAATACGCCATATTTTACCTATCTTTGATTAAACGCTCATTATCTTTTTAGCCTCTATTCCTATTAGATTAAGCCCCGTTTTAATACTTAATGCAACTACGGCAAGCACCTTTAAAAATGCGTCCTCATCGTCGCTACCTACTATTTTATTTTCGTTGTAAAATTTATGAAAACTAGCAGCCAAGGTTTTTAAATAATCAGGCAGCTTGTGAAGCTGGTAAGAGCTATAAGCATCATTTAAGACTTCAGCCAAAGTAAGCGCTTCAAACAATAGATTTTTAGCAGCATCATTTAAACTTGAAATATTTGCACCTTTTACATCATCAACGCTCTTGTTAGCCTTTGCAAAAAGCTGATGAATACGAGCGTGCGCATAGTTTATGTAAAATACAGGATTAGAGTTATCTTGCTTTTTAAGCTCATCAATATCAAACTCAAGGCTTGAAGTATTTGCCTTAGAGATAAAAATATAACGTAGCGCATCGGCACCGATTTCGGCTAAAATATCACTCATTAACACCGAATTACCAGCACGTTTACTCATCTTAAAAGGCTTACCATCTTTTAAAAGGCTCACCATCTGCATAAGCACAATATCTAAGCGATTTTCATCATAGCCTAAAAAGTGAATCGCCGCCTTTAATCTAGCGATATAGCCGTGATGATCAGCACCCCAGATATTCATATATTTTGCGTAATTTTGCTTAAATTTATCTTCATGGTAGATAATGTCGCCAGCTAGATATGTTGGTCTGCCATCATCTCGCACCACCACACGGTCGCTATCATCACCTAACTTGCTTGAGGCGATATATGTAGCACCGTCTTTTACGTAGACTTCGCCTGATTTCTCAAGCTTTTTTAAGGTTGGCTCAAGCTGCGAATAAAGCGCCCTCTCGCTAGCCCAACTATCTATGAAAATGCCAGCATCGGCAAGGTCTTTTTTGATTATCTCAAGCACAAAATCCTTACCAAAATCAGCAAGCCTTGCATTCTCGTTCTCATCAAAAATACCTTTTCCAAATTTATCCAAAGCAGCCCTAGCTATGTCTATTATATATTCGCCACGGTAGTATTTCTCAGGATACTGCACGCTCTCACCAAATAGCACCTCGCGCGCTGCTAAGCGTATAGAAAGCCCAAGCAGATCTATCTGATTGCCAGCATCATTTATATAATACTCAGTCTTTATATCAAATCCTAAATGTCGCCCTACCCTAGCTAAGGTATCGCCATAAACCGCACCGCGCACATGCCCTATGTGAAGCGGCCCAGTCGGATTTGCGCTGATATACTCAAGCAAGAGGCTATTTTTAGCTTGATTTGCCTTATTAGGGCTTAATTCATCTTTATTAAAAGAGCTTGCGACTCTGCCAAATCTAGCAAATTCATCACTATTTTTTAATGCCTCACTCGCTAAATCGTCTAAAAAATCCCCACTAAGCTTAAAATTTATATATCCATTAACAGCCGTAGCGCTAAAAATCTCACAACCATCAAATTTTTCCACAAGCTCATTTGCTATTACGGCCGGGGATTTTTTCAGCTCTTTTGCCAGTGAAAATGCAAGCGGAGTAGCATAGTGAGCTAGGTTTTTATCCTTTGGCTTTTCTATTACGACGTCGCGGGCAAGAAGCTTTGCGATATTAGAAACAACTACCTGTTTCAAGCTTAAGCCTGTTTTTCTTTTTCTATTGCGCCAATGTCCGCCTTGACCTCTTTATCCTCCGCTTTTACAGCTGGTTTATCATCCTCCATCTCGGCTTTAAAGCTCTTTATTCCCTTACCCACGCCTTTGGCTAGCTCTGGTATCTTTTTTGCCCCAAATAATAAAACTATAATCGCAAGGATTATTAAAAGTTGATTTACACCTATTGCCATTTTTTCTCCTTTTTTTAAATTTAATCGCCTATCCAAGTTTGCAAAAGCTCATGCACATTAACACCGCTCGCCTTTAAGCGCATAGATGATATTATGTTTTTTAAACTTTCATAGCTTTTTTGCAAATCGTCATTTATGATTAAGTAATCATACTCATTTATATGCTCCATTTCGCCAACTGCGTTTAATAGGCGATTTTCTATCACATTATCGCTATCTGTAGCGCGAAATTTTAAGCGTCTTTTAAGCTCGTCTTTATTTACGGTGGTAACAAAAACTGAGGTAATTATCTTTGCTAGCTTTTCCTTTGCTAGCTTAAAGCCCTGCACATCTATATCAAAGACTACTATCTTGCCCTCACCAAGAGCCTTTTTTACCTGTATAAGGCTGGTACCGTAAAAGTTTTTGTGCACATTTGCCCACTCTAAAAACTCCCCCGCTTCTATGCCTTTTTTAAATTCGTCCTCGCTTACAAAGTGATAATGCACCCCGTCTATCTCGCCATCTCTAGGAGCACGCGTCGTCGATGAGATAGAAAATACAAGCCCATCAATCTCCTTTAAAGCACGGCTTAAAAGAGTGCTTTTACCACTTCCACTAGGGCCTGAGAGTATTAGGATTTGTCCGCTCACTTCTCATCCTCAAAGCTTATATCCACGCTTATTTTCATGCCTTTTAAGGCATCTCTAAGCTCACTTTGAGATAGTGCCTTTTTAACCTCGCTAGCCACCTTAGCGCCTATTTTATCTTTTATCTCGTCTAAGTCAAACTCGACCCCATCGTCCATCTGAACAGCCTCATCAGTGCTCGCAACAAGCTCTTCTACGCCAGCCTCGCTAAGCCCCATAGCAGCCAGCATATCCTCCTCGGTTATATCATCTAGGCTACCGCTCTTACAAGGCTCTTTTTTGACAGTGCGATCTCCTTCAAGCTCATCACAATCCCCAAGCATATTTATAAGCCCCTCATCTATCATATCAAGCTCACTAACTGCGTCATAATCTGCACTCTGTTTTGTGCCATTATCTGATACTTCACCTAAATCATCAGGCTCACTCTCATCGCTTAAAACATCATCTATTGAGTCAATAATCTCATCGATTTCACTTTCCTTAAATTTATCAGCCGCCTCCACCGTCTCTGGCTCAGCCAAAGTATAAGGCTCGCTAGCATTGTCCTTAATAAGGTCTAACTCATCTAAAAGCTCATCAAGCTCGGCCGCATCTGCGCCTTGCGCCTGCTCTACTTCAGGCTCTGCTATTTGCACAGGCTCATCCACACCTACCTCATCTAAATCCAAAACTTCCATACTTTCAATCTCATCCACTAGCGAACTAAGCTCTCCTAGCCCAGCATCGGCTAAACTTGCTTCATCATCACTGTTTAAATTTATCTCATCGTCTGCCACATCATCTAAGCTAGCCTCATCAGGCAAAGTCTCACCACTAGCAATAGGCTCATCCGCCTCAAGCAAAGCATCAAGCTCATCTAATCCCATCTCATCATCAAATTCATCGCCTTGAATTAGCTCATCGGAAGCTTTTTGGGACTCATCTTTATCGCTTCGCTCATCATTTGTAAAAATCTCATCAAGCTCGCTTATGTCATCGACAGACTCTATCTGCGCATCATCAAATTTAATCTCATCAAGCTCTTTTAAATTATCTAAATCGTCAACGCCTTCAATATCATCAAAATCGGCAAGCTCGTCATCATTGCTAAGCTCAGTCTCATCGGTATCACTAATCTGACTAGAAAGATCAAGTCCGCTTGTGATGTCATTAAAAGCTGTGATAAACTCAGTCGGTAAAAAAGGCTTTTCAAGGACTGCGTTTGCGGTTTTTGGGTGCTCACCGCCTCTAGGGGCTAGATAAATAAGCAAAGGAGCTATCAACAAAACATCATCAATGCTAACACCTGCGTCACTATCAAGCACAGCCACATCAAACTCACCCTCAAACAGCTCAGGCTCGTCACCCTCGACATATTGTGCGCTGATTTTATTTAGGCTAAGAGTAATAAGCCGTGAAACAGCGGTGTTGTTATTTACTAGCGCAACCCTCATAATATCTCCTTTTGGGACTTTAAATTGCTAATTTTACGATAAAATACTTTTATTTTCAATTAAAAAATAGGCTTGGCATATCATTTAATATACCCAAGGCAAGCTTGCTAAAAATCTGCATAATGCCAGCAAGGACTGCTATTAAAACGCAAAATGCTATGGTTATTTTTATAGGGTAGCCAACGACTAAGAGATTAAACTGCGGCATAGTCTTCATAAGCATGCCAAAAATGAGGTCTGAAAGCAGACTAAGCGCAAGTATGGGAAAAGATAGCGTAAAGCCAAAGATAAATAAATTTACCACCTGATTTGTGATATACATGATGACATTTTCACCCAGCATATAATCCCCTAGTGGGATAAATTTAAGCGAATGGGCGTAAAAAAGCAAGAGTATGTGATGTCCGTCAAAAGCCAAAAAAGTAAGCAACGCAAGGTAATTTATGATATTTGCTATGATGGGGGAGTTTGTGCCTGATTGAGGGTCAAGCACCGTAGCCATAGAAAAGCCCATAATCATAGAAATCTGCTCCCCAGCAAGCGAAAGCGCGGCAAAGAGGATATTTAAAAGAAGCCCTGCGGCTAATCCTAAAAGCACTTCGCCTAAAATCTCCACAACCAAAAAATTTATACTATTAGTACTCACTGTCGCCACTGGGTAAAATATCACGCAAAGCACGAAAACTAGGGCGGTTTTTACAGTTAGCGGGATTTGGTTGTGCGAATAAAAAGGAAAAAAAACTATAAGCCCACTAAGTCTAGCAAAAAGAAGCATAAAAGTAACAACTCTATCTGCGCCAAAAAACTGCACTAACTCCACGAATGTACCTTTTTTTGGGTGTTGGGCGTGTGCATACCTTAGCTCTCCTGATACCTTTTGTGGGATATTTTATAATTTTACCAAAATAGGTTAAATTTAAATAAGCAGTGGTTTAAATATGGATTTTAAATTTAATCACGCTGTGGGATTTTCACTCAAAAAAAGTGAGGCTGAATGGGGCTTAAATATCAAATTTATTCCTGTGTCAAAACGCCATTTTCTAAACGGTATCTAAAATCGCACATCTTAGCTATATTTTCATCATGAGTAACTAACATAAGGCAGGCATCATACTTTTTTATATACTCAAACATAGCACCCATGACTTCATTAGCTGTATTTTTATCAAGATTACCAGTAGGTTCATCAGCAAAAATAATGCGTGGTTGCTTTGCAAGCACCCTAGCTATGCTTACTCTTTGCTGCTGTCCGCCGCTAAGAGAGCCTACTTTTTGATTTAAAACGCCATCTATGCCAAGCCTATTTAAAAGCTCATTATCTATCTGCTTGCCGCTTAAAATGCTAGATAACTCTATATTTTCAGCTGCACTAAAACCTTTAAAAAGATAGTGGGATTGAAATATAATACCAAAATCTAATCTACGTATCCTTAAAAGCTCATCATTGCTTAAAGAATAAATAGACTTTTTATTATAAAAAACCTCTCCAAATTTTGGCTTTAAAAGAGTGGATAGTATATGAATAAGAGTTGATTTGCCACAACCGCTAGTTCCCAGTATGGCTACGCTCTGGCAATTAGAAATGGATATATTAATATCTGAAAAAAGGGGGTAATCATAGCTATGTCCAAGTCCTACCCCTGATAAAAGCTTCATTGTCTGGTTAAGCTCTTAATTTTTTGATCAGTCTTATACTGCCCCAAGGCATACACAGCCCAAAGGGCGGCAGGTAGCCACCCTATAAGCGTGATTTGCAACACGAGACAAACTATACCAGCTATAGGTCTGCCGATAGTAAAAAATAGAAAAAACGGCAAAAATATAGCTATAATTAGTCTCATATCTGCTCGCCCATTAGCCTATTTGAGCGGCAACTTCGGCTGCGAAGTCTTCGTTTTTCTTTTCTAAGCCCTCGCCTAGTTCAAAGCGGACATATTTTACTATCTCGATTTTGCCGCCTAGTTCTTGCGATTTTTCAGCTACGACTTGCTCTATAGTCTTTTTATCATCCATTACATAAAACTGCCCTAGTAGCGTTAGGCGCTGATCTAGCACGGTGTTATCAGCATAAAATCTCTCGATTTTACCAGGTATGATTTTATCCCAAATTTTCTCAGGTTTGCCTTCTACTTTTAGCTCAGCTTCTATATCAGCCTTTGCCTTTGCCATTACTTCATCGCTTAGCTGCAATCGACTGGCGTATTGTGGGATATTGTGAAGTGGCTTGCCTAGGCGTTTTAGCTCTTCATTATCTTTTTCTAGCTCAGCTTTTAGTGCGATAAATTCTTTCTCCACAAAGTCCTTATCTAGGTCTTTATAGCTTATCACGCTTGGCTTCATAGCCGCTGCGT belongs to Campylobacter sp. 19-13652 and includes:
- a CDS encoding SseB family protein, producing the protein MGLSLSLLVEKFLNKQDKQSEKDLIMALKEAEFLTAVFFVAPLAKESGEPAWEESFSFVSLDDGNARYIPAFSSKDELELWQDLGEHEVLICSLKELSVALDVGMAGIVINPFSSSIILNKNTLDKILNL
- the argS gene encoding arginine--tRNA ligase translates to MKQVVVSNIAKLLARDVVIEKPKDKNLAHYATPLAFSLAKELKKSPAVIANELVEKFDGCEIFSATAVNGYINFKLSGDFLDDLASEALKNSDEFARFGRVASSFNKDELSPNKANQAKNSLLLEYISANPTGPLHIGHVRGAVYGDTLARVGRHLGFDIKTEYYINDAGNQIDLLGLSIRLAAREVLFGESVQYPEKYYRGEYIIDIARAALDKFGKGIFDENENARLADFGKDFVLEIIKKDLADAGIFIDSWASERALYSQLEPTLKKLEKSGEVYVKDGATYIASSKLGDDSDRVVVRDDGRPTYLAGDIIYHEDKFKQNYAKYMNIWGADHHGYIARLKAAIHFLGYDENRLDIVLMQMVSLLKDGKPFKMSKRAGNSVLMSDILAEIGADALRYIFISKANTSSLEFDIDELKKQDNSNPVFYINYAHARIHQLFAKANKSVDDVKGANISSLNDAAKNLLFEALTLAEVLNDAYSSYQLHKLPDYLKTLAASFHKFYNENKIVGSDDEDAFLKVLAVVALSIKTGLNLIGIEAKKIMSV
- a CDS encoding twin-arginine translocase TatA/TatE family subunit; protein product: MAIGVNQLLIILAIIVLLFGAKKIPELAKGVGKGIKSFKAEMEDDKPAVKAEDKEVKADIGAIEKEKQA
- the gmk gene encoding guanylate kinase, whose translation is MSGQILILSGPSGSGKSTLLSRALKEIDGLVFSISSTTRAPRDGEIDGVHYHFVSEDEFKKGIEAGEFLEWANVHKNFYGTSLIQVKKALGEGKIVVFDIDVQGFKLAKEKLAKIITSVFVTTVNKDELKRRLKFRATDSDNVIENRLLNAVGEMEHINEYDYLIINDDLQKSYESLKNIISSMRLKASGVNVHELLQTWIGD
- the fliR gene encoding flagellar biosynthetic protein FliR, with product MELVQFFGADRVVTFMLLFARLSGLIVFFPFYSHNQIPLTVKTALVFVLCVIFYPVATVSTNSINFLVVEILGEVLLGLAAGLLLNILFAALSLAGEQISMIMGFSMATVLDPQSGTNSPIIANIINYLALLTFLAFDGHHILLLFYAHSLKFIPLGDYMLGENVIMYITNQVVNLFIFGFTLSFPILALSLLSDLIFGMLMKTMPQFNLLVVGYPIKITIAFCVLIAVLAGIMQIFSKLALGILNDMPSLFFN
- a CDS encoding ABC transporter ATP-binding protein; amino-acid sequence: MKLLSGVGLGHSYDYPLFSDINISISNCQSVAILGTSGCGKSTLIHILSTLLKPKFGEVFYNKKSIYSLSNDELLRIRRLDFGIIFQSHYLFKGFSAAENIELSSILSGKQIDNELLNRLGIDGVLNQKVGSLSGGQQQRVSIARVLAKQPRIIFADEPTGNLDKNTANEVMGAMFEYIKKYDACLMLVTHDENIAKMCDFRYRLENGVLTQE
- a CDS encoding YqaE/Pmp3 family membrane protein, giving the protein MRLIIAIFLPFFLFFTIGRPIAGIVCLVLQITLIGWLPAALWAVYALGQYKTDQKIKSLTRQ